The Streptomyces sp. GSL17-111 region ACGTGCGACATCAAGGACTGTCCGACCATCTACGCCACGGATCGCGGCACCTTCCTGATTCAGGGTGAGACGCCGACCGATCACGGACTGCGGATTCCAGTCCACGAAACCGTGGTCGAGATCCCGGCGGAGCTCCTTCGAAAGGCCGTGCGTGACCACCTCGTCTAGAGCCCTCGCTGATCTCTTCGACACCTTTGAGCGCGACGCGTTTCGACTGGAGACACTGAACGACTACAGTCGGTCCGGAAATATCGACGCCTATCGCGCGTTCCTTGCCGGAAGCCCACAACCGGAGGACTACAACGCGGCCTGGATCGATGAACTGCGCTCGCACACCGAGATGGGTAAACGCGTTCACAGGGTCCACGTGCTGTCCCGCCCGCTCACCGAGTACCTGAGGTTCGAACTCGGCTGGGGATACCGAAAAAACATGTCGGGCGGCGAGGAATTTGCCATCCTCGACATCACCGACCAACCGAATCCACTTGAGGGCGTCCCGGACTTCTGGATCTTCGACTCCGCGCATGTCGCAGTCATGCATTACGACTCGAGTGGAGGGTATGAAGGCGCAGAGATTCTGCCCGCAGAGAGAGCTACAGACTTCGCACGGTTCCGCGACACAGCACTCGCGCACGCACAACCTTTTACGGAATGGTGGGCCACGCACGGATCGTGAACAGAGCACAAATCGGCGCCGCCCTGCGGACCCTGCGCCTCACGTCCGGCAGGGAGGCCAAAGCAGTGGCGCGCCGTGCCCTCATGTCTCCCTCGAAACTGTCGAAGATCGAGAACGCAAGGCTCGCCCCAAGCGCAACCGACGTGGAACGTATCCTGACCGCGATCGGGGTCTCGGATGAAGTCAAGGCCGAGTACACGGAGGCAGCCCGCGCATCCGCGACCGAAGCAACAGCGTGGCGCCTGCTCAAACGCAGTGGATTGCACAAGGGCCAAGAAGCCGCTAGGGCTCTGGAATCTCAAATGTCAACGCTGCGATTGTTCCAGCCCTCGCTTGTACCAGGCCTCCTTCAGACTCCGGAGTACATCCGCTCCATTCTGCAACGCCATTGCCTCAGCACTGACTCGCTCACACGCACGGTTAATTCCCGCATCGAACGGCAGGCCGTTCTCTACGACCAAACGAAGTTGCTGCGGTTCATCATCACGGAAACCGTCCTCCACTGGAGGATTGTGTCGCCTCCCATGATGGCCGCACAGCTTGACCGTATCAGTTCGCTTTCACGGCTGGCTCACATCGATATTCGTATAGTTCCCCTGCAAATCCAGCAAGATGACATCGCCAGCCACGCTTTTGTCATCCGCGATGACACCCTGGTCACTGTGGAAACGATTCACGCAGAGATCGTCGCCACTGACCCACGTGACGTCAATCTCTACGTGGACAAATTCGCAGGCTTCGAGAGAAAAGCTATCGCGGGTGAAGAGATGCGAGAGCTACTGGAGCACACTCGGAACGAATTCTTGCGGGAACAAGAAATCGGATAGAAAACTCGGCGCGGCTCAGGGAAAATCGGACTCACGTCGCCCCGGCCAGTCTCATACCCGTGAGACGGACCCACCCGGCTCGACCGAAAAATGCGGTTACCCCTCCCCCGTGACACGAGGAGATCCGGCATGAGCACAGCAATCCACACTCGAACTCGCGATCCACGCGTCATTCTCAACGCAGTACAGGAGCGTGTCCCGCATCTGGTCGAGGATGTGGCAGTTCCCGACCTCTGGGAGCGGGAAGTAGCTCTCCTGCTGCGAGACAGCGTTGCGGTACGCAGCCTGGCCGAGCGCATCCTGGGACAAGGCATCGCGTACCTGATCACCGCCATGGAGAAGCCGGGCGTCGACATGGGCGTGGGCTACACCGTGGACATCGGTGTGCACCAGCTCATCCTGGACACGCCGTTGTACTTCGCTTTGTGTGCGCAGTACAACGGCGGGCTGTACAAGCACCACGCCCCCCTGATCGAACGCCGCAAGGATGGCACCGTACTGCGCACCGCCGAGCTCGTGCGCCGCAATGGATTTGCCGTGGATGACGAGTTGTGGGAGGTGGACGCGTCCGACTGCTCGCCATGTGACGACAAGGTCCCCGACAGCCACTGACGCACGGCCGGCGTCCTCGCCCCAGCACGCGGCTGGGGCGAGGGTCGGTCAGTCACTTTTCGACGCGGAGGAAAGTTCCGTTGCCCGCACGACACGATCTCGACAGCGAACGCGAGCTGTGGGACGCCTTCGCCGAGAGCACCAAGGACAAGGTGTTCGACGCCGAGCCCGTCTTCCGCTGGACGCAGTACGTCGGTCACGGGCCCGGTCCCGACCTGCTCGGCGCCCCCGCGACCGCCTTGGAGCTCGGCTGCGGTACGGGACGGGCCCTCGCCCATCTCGCCCAGCGAGGAGTGCGGGCGACGGGCGTGGACCTCTCTCCCGTCATGGTCGCGCACACCAGCGAGAGGTGGGGGCCGCTGGGCGCCCGTTTCGTCTGCGCCGACGCGCTGGAGTACCTGCGGAGCACGACCGAGACCTACGACGCCGTGTACTCGATCTTCGGGGCAGTGTGGTTCGCCGACCCCGCCCGACTCCTGCCCCTGATCGCCGAGCGGCTGAACCCCGGAGGCGTCCTTGCCTTCTCGCACCCTCCGGCCATCCCCGGCGCGTACGGCCCGCAGGGCATGTACAAGGGCGGATTCGCGGGCAGGGCCCTGTACACGTACCGGTACAGCTACACGCCTCGGAAGTGGGGAAACCTGCTGCGCCGCGCCGGGTTCCAGGACATCGACGTGCACGTCCTGGCAGCACCGGAGCGCGACCACATCGGAACACTCATCGCCCGCGCGACCACGCCCCAAACGGCTCGCTGACCAGACAGCCCGCCCGGCCACCAGGCCGTCGGCGAAGCACGGAACGTACAGAGGCGGGCCAGGCCGGATAGGCCCCAGCCCGAGGCCGGGATTTCGGCTCGATGTGTACCGCCGCAGCTTCGGTGGGCTGTGGCTCCGTTGGACTGCCTCGGCTTGATGGCAGTGTGGGCCCGGAGCGTCACACGGAACGGCCTCGGCGTCGAGCAGCGAGGCAACTCGACGGCGAGGACTGCTGCGTGATCGGGTGACGTCTGCTCTGGCTTGTCCGTCGGGCGGCCTGGAAGGATGTGGCCGTGCCCGTTCCCCGCCCCCAAGAGTTCCGGGACGGGGTCGTCCGCGTGGCCCGCGACCGCGTGAAGGTGGTGACGCTCGCGCAGGCCGTCTAGGACTTCGGCGTCCATGAGGTGACGCTGTCGACGTGGGTGCGCAAGGCCGCTGGTGAGGAGGGCGAGAGGCCCGGCGTCACCAGGCCGGAGTCGGCGGAGAACCGCAAGCGGAGGAGGCGCGTGACACTGCTGGAGCGGGGAAACGGGGTCCTGCGCTGAGCGGCCGACCACCTCTCGCAGGCGAACCTGCCGGGAAAGGGCTCCACCCCCTCGTGAAGGAGCTTCCCGTCGACGGGCCTCGGGGCGCTGGCGTGCCGGGTGCTCAAGCTCTCGCGCCGACACCACTACCGCCGGCTTCGTCAGCCGTGACCGGCTCAGTGGTCACGGTGGCCTACCGCGCGAACGCGCTGCTCGATGCCCACCGATGCCCTCGGCCCTCGCGGCATGAGACCGGACCGTCACCTCTACGTGCAGCAGTCCCTTTCCCAGGATGCTCGACGAAGCATCAACACCGCCATTTGTTGGGAGCAGTAGATGCATCACGCCGAACACGCGGCCGCTTACGGGAAGGCGGGCGGCCCGGACCGCAGGGACGCGAGTGCACCCGCTGCGGGCGGCGGCGGCCCGGATGAGACCGTCTGGGGGCTGTTCGAGGCCCGGGCGGCCCGCCAGGGGAGCCGGGTCGCCCTCGTGGACGGGGCGGTCGACGTCGACTACGCGCGGCTGCGGGCCCGGGCGGAGGTGATCGCCGGGGAGCTGGCAGCCCGGGGTGTGGCGCCGGGGTCGCTCGTCGGCGTGTGCCTCGACCGGACGTGGGAGATGGTCGCCACCATGCTGGGAGTACTGCGGGCAGGCTGCGCCTATGTGCCCATGGACCCCGCCTACCCGGCCGAACGGGTGCGCTACATCATCGAGCATTCCCGGGTGGCGTCGGTGGTCGTCGACGCCGGTACGGCGGCGCTGTGCTCGGCTGCCCCCGATCGCGTGCACCTCGACGCGGTGCCGAACCGCCCGGCGACGGCGCCGACGGCCTGCTCGGCCGGTGATCTCGCGTACGTCATCTACACCTCCGGGTCGACCGGGAAGCCCAAGGGCGTGGCGGTCGAGCACCGCAGCGTGGTGGCGATGGCCGCGTCGATGCGGCGGCTGCTGGACGACGAGGACCTGGCGGGCGTCCTGGCCGCGGCCTCGGTCTGCTTCGACCCCTCGGTGATGGAGATTCTGGGGACGCTCGTCCTCGGTGGCACGGTCGTCCTGGCCGAGAACGTGCTCACCCTGCGCGAGCTGCCCGCAGCGCACCGAGTGCGCACGGCCATCATGGTGCCGTCCGCGATGCGGGCTCTGCTCGCGGCCGGGCCGCTGCCCGGCGGGTTGCGGTGTGTGGTGCTGGGTGGTGAGGTCTTGTCGCGTTCCCTGGTGGATCGGTTGCACGCTGATCCTCGTGCGTTGCGGGTCGTGAACGTCTACGGCCCGACCGAGGCCACCGTGTTCGTCACCGCCGCCGAGGCGGGAAGCGGGCCGATCACCATCGGCAGCCCGGTCCCGGGCGCGCGGGCGTACGTGCTGGACGAGTCCCTGCAGCCGGTGCCGCCGGGCACGGCGGGAGAACTGGCTCTCGCCGGCGACCAGCTGGCCAGGGGGTACCTCCATGACGACGAGCGCACCCGGCAGAGCTTCCCCGCCCTCGCGCCGGACGGGCCGCTCCCGGAGCAGCGGATCTATCGCACCGGCGACCTGTGCCGGTGGACGCAGACAGGGGAACTCGAGTTCCTCGGCCGCGCCGACCGGCAGGTCAAGATCCGGGGCCACCGGATCGAACTCGACGAGATCGAGGCCGTGCTGGCCTCGGTGCCCGGCGTGGACGAGGCTGCCGTCGTCGCCATCACAGGCGAAGGCAAGAGCCTCCTGACGGCGTACGCGGTGAGCGGACAGGAGTCGGTGACCGCATCGACCGTGCGCTCCCGGCTGGCCGACCGCCTGCCGAAGTACATGATCCCGCACCACGTCGTGCTGAAGGCCGAGCTGCCGAAACTGCCCAACGGCAAGGTCGACCGGCTTCGGCTCCCCGCCCCCGTGCGCCACGGAGACGGGGCGGCTCCCGAAGGGAAGGCAGGCGATGGTCCGGCCGCCCCGCCGACCGGACGCGGTGCGCTGCCCGCGCCGCGCGAGGAACGGCGCTCGGCACTGCTCGCCATGGTGATGGAGGAGGCGGCGCTGCTCCTCGGCGCCCCCGGCCCCGATTGCTTCCGGCCGGACGAGCCACTGGCCGCGCTGGGCCTCGATTCGCTGGACGTCACGGAGCTCACGGTGCGCCTGTCGCGGAGGCTGGCCACTGACCTGCCGTCATCCACCCTGGTCGAGGCGATGACGCCCAACGAGGCCGTCGACGGGCTGCTGGCGGTGCTGGGCCGTGCTTCCGGAGGCGCCGAGGCGCGCGGGCACCCGCAGGGCGTCGGGGCCGCGGATCGACTCGACGTGTTCCAGGACCAGGTCCGGTCCGGGCACCCGCCGGCCTTCGCCGCCAAGGCGCCGGCCTGGTCCGCGACCGACCGGGGCGCCCTCGTACAGCACTTCCGCAGCCTCCTGGCGCGCTCGGGGCTGGACCCGTACGGGAAGGTCGTCCGCACGGGAAGCGCCGAGCGGGGAGTCGTCGCCGACCCGGTGACGGGCGAGGAGCACGAGGCGCTGATCTGGACCACCAACCTCTACCTCGGACTCAACCGCGACGAGGAGGTCATCGAGGAGGCACGCAGTGCGCTGCGCCGGTTCGGTACCGGGATGGGGATATCGGCGGCGGGCTCGGGGCAGACCGGCCTCCACACGGAGTTCGAGGAGGAATTCGCGGCCATGGTGGGCAAGTCGGCCGCCTGCCTGTTCCCCACCGGGTTCACCGCGAGCCTCGGAGCCGTCGCCGGAGTCGTGGGCGATCAGGACGTCGTGGTCATGGACCAGCTCTGCCACGCCTCCCTGGTGGACGGCGCCCGCCTGAGCGGCGCGAGGGTGCGAACGTTCCGGCACAACGACACGGCCGACCTGCGGGCGGTCCTCAAGGAGGAGTCCTCGCCCTACCGTACGACGCTGGTGGTGCTCGAGAGCGTGTACAGCATGGGCGAGGGGGCGGCGCCGCTGCGGGGCATCGTGTCCGCCGCGAAGGAGTCCGGCGCGCTCGTCCTCGTGGACGAGGCCCACTCGTTCGGGCTGTACGGAGAGCGGGGCGCCGGACTGTGCGCCGCAGAAGGCGTCACCGAGCAGGTCGACTTCGTCCTCACGACGCTGAGCAAGGCCCTCGGGAGCATCGGCGGCGTGGTCGCCGCCCGGGAGCAGCACATCGCGTTGCTGAGGGCGTCGGCGAGGTCGTATGTCTTCCAGGCGAACATCTCACCTGCCGACGTGGCGGCGGCTCTTGCCGCCCTGCGCAGGGTCGCCGCGGGCGACGCGCTGCGGGCCAGGCTGTGGGACACCGCGCACTACATGCGGAAGCGCTTCTCGGACGCCGGCTACGAACTCGGCACCGGGGACGGCCTGATCGTCACCCCCTTCTTCTCCGACGGCGAGAAGCTGCATGCGATAGCCCGAGGGCTTTTCCGGCGGGGCGTCCACGCCGCTGCCGTGACCTACCCGATCGTCGAGCGCGGGCGAGGCCGCCTGAGGTTCATCTGCTCGGCGTCCCATACCCGGGCGGACGTCGACGTGACGCTGCAGGCCCTGATCGACGCCGAGGCGGAAGCCGCGACGGTCCCCACGTCGCACGACGACATGGACCTGCGAGAGGAAGGAGGCGAGGAGTCCACACGATGCGACGTCGCGGGCTGGGCTGACGCGTTCACGACGTATCTGGAATCCGCCTCGGCCGAGCTCCCCGCACCGGCGCCACATCTCGTGGTCACGATCGCACTGCCGGGAGAGGAAGAGGATCTGGTCATCCGGATCAACGAACACGGGGTCACCCGAGAACCGGACAGCACCGCCGCAACGACGCCTGCCTGTTCGCTTCGCCTGGTCGACGACGAGGCAACAGCCGCACTGTGCTCACGGGACGTGGGGAGGCTGCTCGAGAGCGTGATCGCGGGCACGTGCGTGCTCGCCGGCCATACACAGCCGTTCGTCTGGCTCGTCGGACGACTCAGTGACTGGCAGAGTTCAACGAGTGGCGCGTGAGGAACGGGGTGGAGGCCGCTGGGCGTGCGGTTCGTCTGCGCCGACGCGCTTGAGTACCTGCGGAGCGAGCAAACCGACGGCCTGGGGGCGCTGTACAAGACGGCCCCACGGCACCGCGGGTGGTACTCAGCAGTAGGCCTACAGTTTTTGCGGCTCAATGTTCCGACGGGCTGGCCGAACGGACCGAGCAATGACTGCTTCGCTGGTGATGAGCGCGGCTTCGAGGCAGGGAAGGAGGGGCTGGGCCTTCTCCGGCACGCCGAGGGCGCATGCCTGTACGAGGTCGGACAGTGCTGCGTGCTGGGCGTTGCTGAGTGCGGCCGTGCCGCCGTCGTGCTCGAGAAGGTCGCGGGCCGCATACCCGTCGCGGCACCTCGTCACCTGGGAGACCACGACGGTCGGCGTCGCCCCTCCGCTCCGCGTG contains the following coding sequences:
- a CDS encoding DUF6879 family protein, which codes for MTTSSRALADLFDTFERDAFRLETLNDYSRSGNIDAYRAFLAGSPQPEDYNAAWIDELRSHTEMGKRVHRVHVLSRPLTEYLRFELGWGYRKNMSGGEEFAILDITDQPNPLEGVPDFWIFDSAHVAVMHYDSSGGYEGAEILPAERATDFARFRDTALAHAQPFTEWWATHGS
- a CDS encoding helix-turn-helix domain-containing protein, which gives rise to MNRAQIGAALRTLRLTSGREAKAVARRALMSPSKLSKIENARLAPSATDVERILTAIGVSDEVKAEYTEAARASATEATAWRLLKRSGLHKGQEAARALESQMSTLRLFQPSLVPGLLQTPEYIRSILQRHCLSTDSLTRTVNSRIERQAVLYDQTKLLRFIITETVLHWRIVSPPMMAAQLDRISSLSRLAHIDIRIVPLQIQQDDIASHAFVIRDDTLVTVETIHAEIVATDPRDVNLYVDKFAGFERKAIAGEEMRELLEHTRNEFLREQEIG
- a CDS encoding class I SAM-dependent DNA methyltransferase → MPARHDLDSERELWDAFAESTKDKVFDAEPVFRWTQYVGHGPGPDLLGAPATALELGCGTGRALAHLAQRGVRATGVDLSPVMVAHTSERWGPLGARFVCADALEYLRSTTETYDAVYSIFGAVWFADPARLLPLIAERLNPGGVLAFSHPPAIPGAYGPQGMYKGGFAGRALYTYRYSYTPRKWGNLLRRAGFQDIDVHVLAAPERDHIGTLIARATTPQTAR
- a CDS encoding amino acid adenylation domain-containing protein; protein product: MHHAEHAAAYGKAGGPDRRDASAPAAGGGGPDETVWGLFEARAARQGSRVALVDGAVDVDYARLRARAEVIAGELAARGVAPGSLVGVCLDRTWEMVATMLGVLRAGCAYVPMDPAYPAERVRYIIEHSRVASVVVDAGTAALCSAAPDRVHLDAVPNRPATAPTACSAGDLAYVIYTSGSTGKPKGVAVEHRSVVAMAASMRRLLDDEDLAGVLAAASVCFDPSVMEILGTLVLGGTVVLAENVLTLRELPAAHRVRTAIMVPSAMRALLAAGPLPGGLRCVVLGGEVLSRSLVDRLHADPRALRVVNVYGPTEATVFVTAAEAGSGPITIGSPVPGARAYVLDESLQPVPPGTAGELALAGDQLARGYLHDDERTRQSFPALAPDGPLPEQRIYRTGDLCRWTQTGELEFLGRADRQVKIRGHRIELDEIEAVLASVPGVDEAAVVAITGEGKSLLTAYAVSGQESVTASTVRSRLADRLPKYMIPHHVVLKAELPKLPNGKVDRLRLPAPVRHGDGAAPEGKAGDGPAAPPTGRGALPAPREERRSALLAMVMEEAALLLGAPGPDCFRPDEPLAALGLDSLDVTELTVRLSRRLATDLPSSTLVEAMTPNEAVDGLLAVLGRASGGAEARGHPQGVGAADRLDVFQDQVRSGHPPAFAAKAPAWSATDRGALVQHFRSLLARSGLDPYGKVVRTGSAERGVVADPVTGEEHEALIWTTNLYLGLNRDEEVIEEARSALRRFGTGMGISAAGSGQTGLHTEFEEEFAAMVGKSAACLFPTGFTASLGAVAGVVGDQDVVVMDQLCHASLVDGARLSGARVRTFRHNDTADLRAVLKEESSPYRTTLVVLESVYSMGEGAAPLRGIVSAAKESGALVLVDEAHSFGLYGERGAGLCAAEGVTEQVDFVLTTLSKALGSIGGVVAAREQHIALLRASARSYVFQANISPADVAAALAALRRVAAGDALRARLWDTAHYMRKRFSDAGYELGTGDGLIVTPFFSDGEKLHAIARGLFRRGVHAAAVTYPIVERGRGRLRFICSASHTRADVDVTLQALIDAEAEAATVPTSHDDMDLREEGGEESTRCDVAGWADAFTTYLESASAELPAPAPHLVVTIALPGEEEDLVIRINEHGVTREPDSTAATTPACSLRLVDDEATAALCSRDVGRLLESVIAGTCVLAGHTQPFVWLVGRLSDWQSSTSGA